A genomic region of Tamandua tetradactyla isolate mTamTet1 chromosome 2, mTamTet1.pri, whole genome shotgun sequence contains the following coding sequences:
- the LOC143655958 gene encoding LOW QUALITY PROTEIN: olfactory receptor 1N2-like (The sequence of the model RefSeq protein was modified relative to this genomic sequence to represent the inferred CDS: substituted 1 base at 1 genomic stop codon), with the protein MEGFYLHRXKQLQGMGKRSSVNQTSVSEFLLLGLSEELEQQPLLFGIFLGMYLVTMVGNLLIILAISYDLHLHTPMYFFLANLSLADACFTSASIPKMLANIYTRSQTISYAGCLTQLYFLLMFGGLDNFLLAVMAYDRYVAICQPLHYSTTMSPQLCALMLGVCWVLTNCPALMHTLLLTRVAFCAHQAIPHFYCDPSALLKLACSDTRINELMIITLGLLGLTSPLMLIVLSYSCIFWAVFGISSPRGRWKAFSTCSSHLTVVLLFYGSLMGVYLQPPSTHSTEGDSRAAILYIVVIPMLNPFVYSLRNRDMKEALGKLFGSRKMFFLP; encoded by the coding sequence ATGGAAGGGTTTTATCTACACAGATAAAAACAACTACAAGGAATGGGAAAACGAAGCAGTGTGAATCAAACCTCTGTTTCAGAGTTCCTCCTTCTAGGACTCTCTGAGGAGCTGGAGCAGCAGCCTCTCCTGTTTGGCATCTTCCTAGGCATGTATCTGGTCACCATGGTGGGGAACTTACTTATCATCCTGGCTATCAGCTATGACCTACACTtgcacacccccatgtacttcttcctggcCAACCTATCATTAGCAGATGCCTGTTTCACTTCTGCCTCGATCCCCAAAATGTTGGCCAACATTTATACTCGGAGTCAGACTATCTCCTATGCTGGGTGCCTTACTCAACTCTATTTTCTCCTTATGTTTGGTGGCCTTGACAATTTCCTCTTAGCTGTGATGGCATATGATCGCTACGTGGCCATCTGCCAACCACTGCATTACAGCACAACTATGAGTCCCCAACTCTGTGCACTAATGTTAGGTGTGTGCTGGGTACTAACCAACTGCCCTGCCCTGATGCACACATTGCTGCTGACCCGTGTGGCTTTCTGCGCCCACCAGGCCATCCCCCACTTCTACTGTGATCCCAGTGCTCTGCTGAAGCTTGCCTGCTCGGACACCCGCATTAACGAGCTGATGATCATCACTCTGGGCCTGCTGGGCCTCACCTCGCCCCTCATGTTGATTGTCCTCTCCTACAGCTGCATTTTCTGGGCTGTGTTTGGCATCTCCTCCCCTAGAGGGCGGTGGAAGGCCTTCTCTACTTGTAGTTCTCATCTCACAGTGGTCCTGCTCTTCTATGGGTCTCTGATGGGTGTCTATTTACAGCCTCCATCAACTCACTCTACAGAAGGGGACAGCAGGGCTGCCATTCTCTACATTGTAGTTATTCCCATGCTAAACCCATTCGTTTATAGCTTGAGGAACAGAGATATGAAGGAGGCTCTAGGTAAACTTTTTGGCAGCAGAAAAATGTTCTTCTTACCATAA
- the LOC143659605 gene encoding olfactory receptor 1N1-like isoform X1, translating into MDGENQSGISEFFLQGISKSPEQQQLLFGIFLSMYLISLIGNIFIIVAISFDPHLHTPMYFFLVNLSFVDMGLTSSTVTKMLVNIQTQHHTISYMGCLSQMYFFLMFGDLDSFILAVMAYDRYVAICRPLYYSTIMSPRACALLLAMCWVLTNSVALTHTLLMARLSFCVVGEIAHFFCDIIPVLKLSCSDTRINELMVFAMGGTVLIVPFICIVISYIRIVVAILRVQIPGGGSKAFSTCSSHLCVVCVFYGTLFSAYLCPPSVASEEKDIAAAAVYTVVTPMLNPFIYSLRNKDMKGALKRLLSCRRSFSS; encoded by the coding sequence ATGGATGGGGAAAACCAATCTGGTATCTCTGAATTTTTCCTCCAAGGAATATCGAAGTCACCAGAGCAACAGCAGTTACTCTTTGGAATTTTCCTTAGTATGTATCTtatctccttgattgggaacatctTCATAATCGTGGCCATTAGTTTTGACCCACACCTCCACACTCCCATGTACTTCTTTTTGGTCAACCTATCTTTTGTTGACATGGGTTTAACATCTTCCACAGTTACCAAGATGCTGGTGAATATACAGACTCAACATCATACCATCTCCTATATGGGTTGCCTCTCCCAAATGTACTTCTTTCTGATGTTTGGTGATCTGGACAGCTTCATCCTGGCTGTAATGgcttatgaccgctatgtggccatttGCCGTCCTCTCTACTACTCCACAATCATGAGCCCCCGAGCTTGTGCCCTGCTGCTTGCAATGTGCTGGGTCCTCACCAACAGTGTTGCCCTGACTCACACCCTCCTCATGGCTCGGCTATCCTTCTGTGTTGTTGGGGAAATAGCTCACTTTTTCTGTGACATAATACCTGTCCTAAAGCTGTCGTGTTCTGACACCCGCATCAATGAGTTGATGGTATTTGCCATGGGAGGCACAGTACTCATTGTCCCCTTTATATGCATTGTCATCTCCTACATCCGTATTGTGGTGGCCATCCTGAGAGTCCAAATCCCTGGTGGGGGGTCCAAGGCCTTTTCCACTTGCAGCTCCCATCTCTGTGTTGTCTGTGTGTTCTATGGGACCCTCTTCAGTGCCTACCTGTGCCCTCCTTCTGTCGCTTCTGAAGAGAAGGACATCGCTGCAGCTGCAGTGTACACTGTGGTCACTCCCATGTTGAACCCCTTCATCTATAGCCTAAGGAACAAAGACATGAAGGGGGCCCTTAAAAGGCTCCTCAGTTGCAGGAGAAGTTTTTCCTCTTAG
- the LOC143659605 gene encoding olfactory receptor 1N1-like isoform X2, producing MDGENQSGISEFFLQGISKSPEQQQLLFGIFLSMYLISLIGNIFIIVAISFDPHLHTPMYFFLVNLSFVDMGLTSSTVTKMLVNIQTQHHTISYMGCLSQMYFFLMFGDLDSFILAVMAYDRYVAICRPLYYSTIMSPRACALLLAMCWVLTNSVALTHTLLMARLSFCVVGEIAHFFCDIIPVLKLSCSDTRINELMVFAMGGTVLIVPFICIVISYIRIVVAILRVQIPGGGSKAFSTCSSHLCVVCVFYGTLFSAYLCPPSVASEEKDIAAAAVYTVVTPMLNPFIYSLRNKDMKGALKRLLSRKSSSRS from the exons ATGGATGGGGAAAACCAATCTGGTATCTCTGAATTTTTCCTCCAAGGAATATCGAAGTCACCAGAGCAACAGCAGTTACTCTTTGGAATTTTCCTTAGTATGTATCTtatctccttgattgggaacatctTCATAATCGTGGCCATTAGTTTTGACCCACACCTCCACACTCCCATGTACTTCTTTTTGGTCAACCTATCTTTTGTTGACATGGGTTTAACATCTTCCACAGTTACCAAGATGCTGGTGAATATACAGACTCAACATCATACCATCTCCTATATGGGTTGCCTCTCCCAAATGTACTTCTTTCTGATGTTTGGTGATCTGGACAGCTTCATCCTGGCTGTAATGgcttatgaccgctatgtggccatttGCCGTCCTCTCTACTACTCCACAATCATGAGCCCCCGAGCTTGTGCCCTGCTGCTTGCAATGTGCTGGGTCCTCACCAACAGTGTTGCCCTGACTCACACCCTCCTCATGGCTCGGCTATCCTTCTGTGTTGTTGGGGAAATAGCTCACTTTTTCTGTGACATAATACCTGTCCTAAAGCTGTCGTGTTCTGACACCCGCATCAATGAGTTGATGGTATTTGCCATGGGAGGCACAGTACTCATTGTCCCCTTTATATGCATTGTCATCTCCTACATCCGTATTGTGGTGGCCATCCTGAGAGTCCAAATCCCTGGTGGGGGGTCCAAGGCCTTTTCCACTTGCAGCTCCCATCTCTGTGTTGTCTGTGTGTTCTATGGGACCCTCTTCAGTGCCTACCTGTGCCCTCCTTCTGTCGCTTCTGAAGAGAAGGACATCGCTGCAGCTGCAGTGTACACTGTGGTCACTCCCATGTTGAACCCCTTCATCTATAGCCTAAGGAACAAAGACATGAAGGGGGCCCTTAAAAGGCTCCTCA GCAGGAAATCATCAAGCAGAAGCTAA
- the LOC143659599 gene encoding LOW QUALITY PROTEIN: olfactory receptor 1J4-like (The sequence of the model RefSeq protein was modified relative to this genomic sequence to represent the inferred CDS: inserted 1 base in 1 codon): MKLENQSRMSEFLLLGLPIRPEQQGWFFCLFLGMYLTMVLGILLIVLLIRLDSRLHXPMYFYLSHLALTDVSFSSVTVPNMLMNMQTQEQSISYAGCIAQMYFFIFFTDLDYFLLTSMAYDRYVAICHPLHYTTIMREGLCTLLVAVSWILSWASALSNPRLLAQLSFCADNIIPHFFCGLAVLLKLSCLDISLNELVIFTVGVAVITLPLICILVSYGCIVANILKIPSTKGICKALSTCGSHLSVVSLHYGTVIGLYFFPSSSTSNDKDIVASMMYTGVTLLLNPFIYSLRNRDIKGALERLFSRATVSSQ, encoded by the exons ATGAAGTTGGAGAACCAGAGTCGCATGTCTGAATTCCTCCTCCTGGGGCTCCCCATCCGGCCAGAGCAGCAGGGCtggttcttctgcctcttcctgggCATGTACCTGACCATGGTGCTGGGGATCCTGCTCATCGTCCTGCTCATCAGGCTGGACTCTCGCCTCC ACCCCATGTACTTCTACCTCAGCCACTTGGCCCTCACTGATGTCTCCTTTTCATCTGTCACTGTCCCAAACATGTTAATGAACATGCAGACTCAGGAGCAATCCATCTCCTATGCAGGGTGCATAGCAcagatgtattttttcatattttttactgaTCTGGACTACTTTCTTCTCACCtcgatggcctatgaccgctatgtggccatatGCCACCCCCTCCACTATACCACCATCATGAGGGAGGGACTGTGCACTTTACTGGTAGCTGTGTCCTGGATCCTTTCCTGGGCCAGTGCTCTGTCCAACCCCCGCCTCCTGGCCCAGCTGTCCTTCTGTGCTGACAACATCATCCCGCACTTCTTTTGTGGCCTTGCTGTCCTACTCAAGCTGTCCTGCTTAGACATTTCCCTCAATGAGCTGGTCATTTTCACAGTGGGAGTAGCTGTTATTACTCTGCCATTAATATGCATACTTGTTTCTTATGGCTGCATTGTGGCCAACATCCTGAAGATCCCCTCTACCAAGGGCATCTGCAAAGCCTTGTCCACATGTGGCTCTCACCTCTCTGTGGTATCTCTGCATTATGGAACAGTTATTGGGCTGTATTTTTTCCCCTCATCCAGCACCTCCAATGACAAGGATATAGTTGCTTCTATGATGTACACAGGGGTCACCCTCTTGCTGAATCCCTTCATTTACAGCCTAAGAAACAGGGACATAAAAGGGGCCCTGGAGAGACTCTTCAGCAGGGCAACAGTCTCATCTCAATGA
- the LOC143659614 gene encoding olfactory receptor 1J2-like yields MKLENQSRVSEFLLLGLPIRPEQQRGFFCLFLSMYLTTVLGNLLIILLIRLDSRLHTPMYFFLSHLALTDVSFSSVTVPTMLMDMQTNHRSTPYVGCIAQMYFFLFFADLDSFLIASMAYDRYIAICHPLHYSTIMSGGLCTLLIAVSWFLSCASSLSHTLLLTQLSFCADNIIPHFFCDLAALLKLSCSDIFLNELVIFTVGVVVITLPFICILVSYGYIGATILRVPSNKGFCKALSTCGSHLTVVCLYYGAIFGQYLFPKLSNSIDKDVIAALMYTVVTPMLNPFIYSLRNRDIKEALRKLFRRTIFFSQ; encoded by the coding sequence ATGAAGTTGGAGAACCAGAGCCGCGTCTCTGAATTCCTCCTCCTGGGGCTCCCCATCCGGCCAGAGCAGCAGCGCgggttcttctgcctcttcctgaGCATGTACCTGACCACGGTGCTGGGGAACCTGCTCATCATCCTGCTCATCAGGCTGGACTCTCgcctccacacccccatgtacttcttcctcagccACTTGGCCCTCACTGATGTCTCTTTCTCATCTGTCACTGTTCCAACCATGTTGATGGACATGCAGACTAATCACCGATCGACCCCCTATGTGGGGTGCATTGCACAgatgtattttttcttgttttttgctgaCTTGGACAGCTTCCTTATTGCATCAATGGCATATGACCGCTACATTGCCATATGTCACCCCCTCCACTACAGCACCATCATGAGTGGGGGACTGTGTACCTTACTAATAGCTGTGTCCTGGTTTCTTTCCTGTGCCAGCTCACTCTCCCACACGCTCCTTCTAACCCAGCTGTCCTTCTGTGCAGACAACATCATCCCCCACTTCTTCTGTGACCTTGCTGCCCTGCTCAAGCTGTCCTGCTCAGACATCTTCCTCAATGAGTTGGTCATATTCACAGTAGGGGTAGTAGTCATCACGCTCCCATTTATATGCATCCTGGTCTCTTATGGCTACATTGGGGCTACCATCTTGAGAGTCCCTTCAAACAAGGGGTTCTGTAAAGCTTTGTCCACATGTGGCTCCCACCTCACTGTGGTGTGCCTATACTATGGGGCAATATTTGGGCAGTACCTTTTCCCAAAATTAAGCAATTCCATTGACAAGGACGTTATTGCTGCTCTCATGTACACAGTGGTCACACCCATGTTGAACCCCTTTATCTATAGCCTCAGGAACAGGGATATAAAAGAAGCCCTCAGGAAACTCTTCAGAAGAACAATATTTTTCTCACAGtaa